The following are encoded together in the Serratia sp. UGAL515B_01 genome:
- the bcsA gene encoding UDP-forming cellulose synthase catalytic subunit, translating into MNKILFYFLLLLALPFILLVIIAPMNSDNQYMFGFICIAIVFVLGFSKSKKATLIMIVMSTLMSLRYIYWRSTETLHFNSTLEAVLGIALFLTELYALVILLFGYIQTTWSLKRTIEPLPEDTSLWPTVDVYIPTYNESMDVVRDTVLAAQCIDYPKDKMKIYVLDDGKRSEFAVFCADAGVGYITRTNNNHAKAGNLNNAMTVTQGELITVFDCDHVATRAFLQATVGSFLVDERLALIQTPHYFYSPDPFERNLTEARKVPNEGALFYGPVQQGNDNWNATFFCGSCAVIRRSALEEVGGFAVETVTEDAHTALKMQRRGWNTAFLSLPLAAGLATERLGLHVIQRTRWARGMTQIFRVDNPLLGRGLNWQQRLCYLNAMLHFQYGLPRVIFCVAPLFYLLFNLNIIASSAGLIFAYVLPHLVMSIYINSRANGRYRHSFWGEIYETVMCFHLVIPTLLTLISPKHGKFNVTDKGALLDVNYFDFHIVRPHIIAVILLLLGSAWGIIRMAMPDHFGANPQVIMLNIAWASFSMIILLASIAVARETRQVRKTIRVEASLPAVIYFASGAAMRTETVDLSMGGVKLKTQDERFLKEPIEEVELALQSGSVSFPVELIDADKSVVRLMFKELSIEKRRELVRVVLARADAWIRTEPYPRDRPLRSLLGIIRCIFELFYFSWQDRRERKQQKKEQKKQPSVEQVQEKEQTV; encoded by the coding sequence ATGAATAAAATACTCTTTTATTTCTTACTACTGTTGGCTTTACCTTTTATTTTGCTGGTTATCATTGCGCCAATGAACAGTGATAATCAGTACATGTTTGGCTTTATCTGTATTGCCATCGTGTTTGTTTTAGGGTTCAGTAAAAGTAAAAAAGCCACCCTGATAATGATCGTCATGTCCACATTGATGTCGTTACGCTATATATACTGGCGCTCTACAGAAACCCTGCATTTCAACAGCACATTGGAGGCTGTGCTTGGGATTGCCCTATTTTTGACCGAACTATATGCGTTGGTCATTTTGCTGTTTGGCTATATCCAGACAACCTGGTCATTAAAAAGAACCATTGAACCGCTGCCTGAAGATACATCGTTGTGGCCCACGGTAGATGTTTATATCCCGACATATAATGAAAGCATGGATGTTGTTCGTGATACCGTGCTGGCAGCTCAATGTATTGACTACCCCAAGGACAAGATGAAAATCTATGTGCTTGATGACGGCAAGCGCAGTGAGTTTGCTGTTTTCTGTGCCGATGCTGGAGTGGGATATATCACCCGTACGAATAACAACCATGCTAAAGCCGGAAACCTGAATAATGCCATGACAGTGACTCAGGGCGAATTAATCACTGTGTTTGACTGCGATCATGTCGCCACACGTGCTTTTTTACAGGCAACGGTTGGCAGTTTCCTGGTTGATGAGCGCCTGGCATTGATTCAGACCCCACACTATTTCTATTCTCCCGATCCGTTTGAACGCAACCTGACCGAGGCCAGAAAGGTTCCCAATGAAGGGGCATTATTCTATGGGCCGGTTCAGCAAGGGAATGACAACTGGAATGCGACTTTCTTCTGCGGCTCATGCGCTGTTATTCGCCGTTCTGCGCTTGAAGAGGTGGGGGGGTTTGCGGTTGAAACTGTTACCGAAGATGCCCATACGGCGTTGAAAATGCAGCGTCGAGGCTGGAATACCGCATTTCTGTCGCTTCCCCTGGCGGCAGGTTTGGCAACTGAACGGTTGGGGCTACACGTGATCCAACGCACCCGTTGGGCTCGGGGGATGACGCAGATTTTCAGGGTCGATAACCCATTACTGGGCAGAGGGTTGAACTGGCAGCAACGCTTGTGTTATCTGAACGCAATGCTGCATTTTCAGTACGGGTTGCCTAGGGTTATATTCTGTGTGGCCCCCTTGTTTTACCTACTGTTCAACTTGAACATCATTGCCTCATCGGCTGGGCTGATTTTTGCCTATGTTTTACCGCACCTGGTGATGTCGATTTATATCAACTCCAGAGCTAACGGGCGTTATCGCCACTCATTCTGGGGTGAAATATATGAAACGGTGATGTGTTTCCATCTGGTTATTCCAACTCTGCTGACTCTTATATCGCCCAAACATGGCAAGTTTAACGTGACGGATAAAGGAGCGTTGCTGGACGTCAACTACTTTGATTTCCATATTGTGCGGCCGCATATTATTGCAGTGATATTACTATTGTTAGGTAGTGCTTGGGGCATCATTCGTATGGCAATGCCGGATCACTTTGGTGCCAATCCCCAAGTTATTATGCTCAATATTGCTTGGGCTAGTTTCAGCATGATTATCCTGCTGGCTTCGATTGCAGTGGCAAGAGAAACGCGCCAGGTTAGAAAAACTATACGTGTTGAGGCCTCACTGCCCGCCGTAATTTATTTTGCCAGCGGTGCAGCTATGCGTACGGAAACCGTCGATCTCTCTATGGGTGGTGTAAAGTTGAAAACCCAGGATGAGCGTTTCCTGAAAGAGCCGATCGAAGAAGTGGAATTGGCATTACAGTCGGGCAGTGTGAGTTTCCCGGTGGAATTGATAGATGCCGATAAATCGGTTGTCCGTTTGATGTTCAAAGAACTGTCTATCGAAAAAAGACGTGAGCTGGTGCGAGTGGTATTAGCGCGAGCTGATGCCTGGATCCGTACAGAGCCTTACCCACGCGATCGGCCATTGCGTTCATTGTTGGGTATCATTCGTTGTATTTTCGAATTGTTCTATTTCTCTTGGCAGGATCGTCGGGAGAGAAAACAGCAGAAAAAAGAGCAGAAGAAACAGCCGAGTGTAGAACAGGTTCAGGAAAAGGAACAAACGGTATGA
- the bcsB gene encoding cellulose biosynthesis cyclic di-GMP-binding regulatory protein BcsB, protein MSLLEIAPPRKRTGFIAMLSSLVLWFSLADSSIAADPQPLPSLANPQSLPQSADGNSNIQSFPFLPRPADALPEETLSVGTEKNVASNRADPPAVALNQSVVSSLTVTEMGQSAGLMLSNWQRQSGVTFTLPIDWVVTDGNLILDIEVSPALMESNTELHLMLNGQPLNTYRLNQLHEAKLTYRVPIPAAMIVSRNNLSFSIENGTNAPMECERGVANKYWVKVLPTSRLQLESQVLNIGQNMGYFPRPFFDPQAMQSSTVDVVFSQAKRPEDVVAAAIVSSYLGKVTRYNNLDFQVLQDALPEQNGIIFARPGEKIGELTLPQAEGPTLQIIDNPINPVFKLLLVMGRNSNEMRQAAHRLVSQPLPEKAATLAVKPVDIPVRLPYDAPRWIDTSKPVSFSNLVANADDLTVTGVFHDAVRVPFRAAPDLFMWDGRNVPLQIDYRFPTESWIDETKSQLSVTLNGAFLRSLPVNQRGLLELLWHQFGGDIRQESASIPLPPYLIYGDNMLELYFTIVPKDSAACNPTASDTIKSHIGPDSYIDLSQTYHFTELPNLSYFVGASFPFSKLADFSQTILLLAAKPTANEIRTLLNLAAQSGAATGSAISHVDIRFGLQGNESENAAFKGQDVLVVASLEQKDLYQRLLQGVPFIQKESGALAVKDQSALDKLRSYLAGNWRTQGIDADRYLSSVNEWRGFFSFRSVWDPQRVVVVASASSDDKLNKIYSDLRLSKVNAGIRGDLAVITDQNGVRSFQVGQQFPSGELPWYLIFIWYASKHFVLLSLTGLGISIVLGLSLYTLLRKHATKRLGRDAEDEN, encoded by the coding sequence ATGAGCCTGTTGGAAATAGCGCCGCCAAGAAAACGCACTGGGTTTATCGCCATGTTAAGCAGTTTGGTGCTGTGGTTTAGCTTGGCTGATTCATCGATTGCGGCAGATCCCCAGCCTCTTCCTTCATTAGCAAATCCTCAGTCTCTTCCTCAATCGGCTGATGGCAACAGCAATATTCAGAGTTTTCCCTTCTTACCCAGGCCTGCGGATGCTCTACCTGAGGAAACTTTATCCGTTGGTACCGAAAAGAATGTTGCCAGTAACCGTGCTGATCCCCCAGCAGTGGCGCTTAATCAGTCGGTTGTCTCTTCGCTTACTGTGACAGAGATGGGGCAATCGGCGGGGCTGATGCTGAGTAACTGGCAACGGCAGTCGGGGGTGACTTTTACCTTGCCCATAGATTGGGTTGTGACTGATGGGAACCTGATACTGGATATTGAAGTATCGCCAGCGTTGATGGAGAGCAATACAGAATTGCATCTTATGCTGAATGGTCAACCGCTCAATACATATAGGTTAAACCAACTCCATGAAGCCAAGTTGACCTATCGTGTCCCCATTCCGGCAGCGATGATTGTCTCGCGTAACAACCTGAGCTTCAGCATAGAGAATGGCACTAATGCGCCGATGGAGTGTGAGAGAGGGGTTGCCAACAAATATTGGGTCAAGGTATTACCAACCAGCCGTTTGCAGTTGGAGAGTCAGGTACTGAATATTGGCCAGAATATGGGTTACTTTCCACGTCCATTTTTTGATCCGCAAGCAATGCAATCTTCCACCGTAGATGTGGTTTTCAGCCAGGCGAAACGGCCTGAGGACGTTGTGGCTGCTGCCATAGTCAGTTCGTATCTCGGCAAGGTGACGCGTTATAACAACCTTGATTTCCAAGTTTTGCAGGATGCGTTACCTGAACAAAATGGCATTATCTTTGCGCGTCCAGGGGAAAAGATTGGTGAATTAACGTTGCCACAGGCCGAGGGGCCGACGCTCCAGATCATCGATAACCCAATAAACCCAGTGTTCAAACTGCTGTTGGTGATGGGGCGAAATAGTAACGAGATGCGTCAGGCTGCACACCGTTTGGTAAGCCAACCATTACCTGAAAAAGCGGCAACGTTAGCGGTAAAACCTGTCGATATTCCTGTACGTTTACCTTACGACGCCCCCCGTTGGATTGATACCAGCAAGCCCGTCAGTTTTAGCAATCTGGTCGCGAATGCGGATGATCTTACCGTTACTGGTGTGTTCCATGATGCAGTACGTGTTCCTTTCCGTGCCGCACCGGATCTGTTTATGTGGGATGGCAGAAACGTCCCTTTGCAAATTGATTACCGTTTCCCGACAGAAAGTTGGATCGATGAGACTAAATCGCAGCTCAGCGTTACTTTGAACGGGGCATTCTTGCGTAGCTTGCCGGTTAACCAACGTGGTTTGTTGGAGCTATTGTGGCATCAATTTGGTGGTGATATTCGTCAGGAAAGTGCCAGCATACCTTTGCCGCCTTATCTGATTTATGGCGATAACATGCTTGAGCTCTATTTTACCATCGTACCGAAAGACAGTGCTGCCTGTAACCCAACAGCCAGCGACACCATCAAGAGCCATATCGGGCCTGATTCTTATATTGATTTAAGCCAGACCTATCATTTTACCGAGTTGCCTAATCTGTCCTATTTTGTAGGTGCCTCTTTCCCATTCTCCAAATTGGCGGATTTTTCGCAGACAATCCTGCTACTGGCTGCAAAACCGACGGCAAATGAAATTCGGACGTTGCTGAATTTAGCCGCTCAATCTGGGGCGGCAACAGGGAGTGCCATCAGTCATGTTGATATTCGTTTTGGCTTACAAGGCAATGAAAGTGAGAATGCAGCGTTCAAGGGACAAGATGTGCTGGTGGTCGCTTCATTGGAGCAAAAGGATCTTTATCAGCGTTTATTGCAAGGCGTGCCTTTTATCCAAAAGGAAAGTGGAGCACTGGCGGTGAAAGATCAATCCGCATTGGACAAACTGCGTTCTTATCTTGCGGGGAATTGGCGTACTCAGGGGATCGATGCCGATCGTTATTTATCTTCAGTGAATGAGTGGCGGGGATTTTTCAGTTTCCGTTCTGTCTGGGATCCACAGCGGGTAGTCGTGGTAGCTAGCGCTTCTTCAGACGATAAACTGAATAAAATCTATTCTGACCTGAGGTTGTCAAAGGTCAATGCTGGGATACGTGGCGATTTGGCAGTGATCACCGATCAAAACGGTGTGCGCAGTTTTCAGGTTGGCCAGCAGTTTCCAAGTGGGGAGCTTCCTTGGTATCTGATCTTTATCTGGTATGCCAGTAAGCATTTTGTGCTGTTATCGCTTACCGGCTTAGGGATTTCCATCGTGTTGGGTCTAAGTCTTTATACCCTGCTGCGTAAACATGCCACTAAACGTCTGGGGAGGGATGCGGAAGATGAAAACTAA
- a CDS encoding cellulose biosynthesis protein BcsC, with the protein MEYNQLNILLKKKIFWLSWAGLTVFSAPVLAADANPALKALFQQAAYWHEKSHDELAQGALQKILLIDENNAEAMYLLSLYAQQAGDKTNAELWQKKLSAVSPNDPRLQALISNSAAQSVPKSLLTQARQSAAKGDFTQAIAVYQSIFNGKPPIDSLANEYYLTLAGTPATIPQAIDGLKQRLALQPNDTQTRVVLGKVLTYQESTRREGISMLASMPPDNSEADQALKQALLWLAPQPTDKPLYDAYQQKHPEDKTVAAHYQKNIAGSAKSQGFSELNKGDLSKAKSQFTAILASNPNDGDALAGMGFAAMRSGDFSQAESYLTQAAKQGGPQSAQWGALAKDAAFYGSLAKAKQAANAGRLDEALSLSAPLISATGEKGNAVTMFRADVARKKGDFANAEQMYRGLLTQNPQNNDAKLGLYYLLLQQRDKGKDAEKVLQTIPENLRPKIPQVVAGVNVDPLRKQAAAAMENNEPQRAMALLQQALEKQPSNVWVRLDMARILNKQGQELQAQTLISPLMQVGASADSLYAAALFASERNDWLNVSTLMARIPVARQSIAMRGLAATASANQQRTSAENYLKQGNTAGAMTILQKLAQKPPSEPAALGELAKDLMEVGDVSTAVQLVRDNMRQGVKGNAGDYASQIDVLNQAGLGQEADAWLNNPALRARSSSKDISQLRMGSVINEADKLRLQGQYGAAYDKLIGALQSDPQNAGIMLAMGRLYQSGNMNKEAGQVYNYLLSRDGLNQGAREGAVGVALSEGDIERAKQLVRGLPATKTPDQLLLAARVAEADGSYPQALALLREAKNRMNGLGSVAGGDTAMIGGLRLADNPFATQSVSSPTLNTASSSAYGEVLPWQVAAPGLAGGYTKAQQHTPETVAKNSTLQNIEQLMDEIQSKVATWVQGNISLRDNSSGENGLSNITEMRSPITLSGMPFDNGRVSFDVTPVMLQSGTPSNSANVRFGTGALQLAKAVEAATQASLIASQNSIAAAQAANLRYEQLHATRDSLCSINPTSAECTAATVAEDQAYVEKQTLDAQRTQPQTYNPNDFYAESPGQQQDTGVELALALSGDSYKVDVGSTPLGSGISSIVGGAKWSPKLSQHSTLDLTVERRAVTDSLLSYVGSEDIITGKKWGAVTKNGGSVNLGFDDGVVGAYGGAGYYSYIGDNVASNKSITGTLGAYIRPYKDDENELKAGVNVNYMSFDKNLSYFSYGQGGYFSPQDYLSISLPIEFTKKQDNFTYVLGGSVGYQAYNNQESAYFPNDPDLQAQLEDLVSRGYGIQAKYASEDKKGIGYSLKAGGTYKVTPSTLVGGQLGYDTFGSYSESRASLYFKYLLDGK; encoded by the coding sequence ATGGAATATAACCAATTGAACATATTGTTGAAAAAGAAAATTTTCTGGCTCTCTTGGGCTGGGCTGACGGTATTCTCTGCCCCTGTGCTGGCGGCGGATGCTAATCCGGCGTTGAAAGCGCTGTTCCAGCAAGCAGCATACTGGCATGAGAAATCTCACGATGAGCTGGCGCAGGGCGCTTTGCAGAAAATCCTGCTGATCGATGAGAATAATGCTGAGGCAATGTATCTATTATCCCTTTATGCCCAGCAGGCTGGAGATAAGACGAATGCGGAATTATGGCAGAAGAAACTGAGCGCTGTTTCGCCCAATGATCCCCGCTTACAGGCTTTAATCAGTAACAGCGCAGCGCAGTCTGTCCCTAAGAGCTTACTGACTCAGGCTCGACAGTCTGCCGCCAAAGGTGACTTTACACAGGCTATTGCCGTTTATCAGTCTATTTTCAATGGTAAACCCCCCATTGATAGCTTGGCCAATGAGTATTATCTCACTCTGGCTGGCACACCGGCCACTATACCTCAGGCGATTGACGGCCTTAAACAGCGTTTGGCTTTGCAGCCTAATGATACTCAAACCCGAGTAGTTCTAGGCAAAGTGTTGACTTACCAAGAATCGACGCGTCGGGAAGGAATAAGCATGTTGGCGTCGATGCCGCCAGATAACAGTGAAGCAGATCAGGCCTTGAAGCAGGCACTGCTCTGGCTGGCACCTCAACCAACGGATAAACCGCTGTATGATGCCTATCAGCAAAAGCATCCAGAGGATAAAACGGTTGCCGCTCATTACCAAAAAAATATTGCTGGATCGGCGAAAAGTCAGGGGTTTTCTGAACTGAATAAAGGGGATCTGAGCAAAGCCAAAAGTCAGTTTACCGCTATTTTGGCGAGCAATCCCAATGATGGCGATGCCTTGGCGGGCATGGGGTTTGCTGCCATGCGCAGTGGCGATTTCAGCCAGGCAGAGAGTTACCTCACACAAGCTGCGAAGCAGGGGGGACCACAAAGTGCACAATGGGGGGCATTGGCCAAAGACGCTGCTTTTTATGGCAGCCTGGCGAAAGCTAAGCAGGCTGCCAATGCAGGCCGGTTAGATGAAGCATTGAGCCTCAGCGCGCCACTGATCAGTGCCACGGGGGAGAAAGGCAACGCGGTGACTATGTTCCGCGCGGATGTAGCCCGTAAGAAGGGTGACTTTGCCAATGCAGAGCAAATGTACCGCGGCTTGTTGACACAGAATCCACAGAATAATGATGCCAAACTGGGTCTTTACTATCTGTTACTGCAACAGCGTGATAAGGGTAAAGACGCAGAGAAGGTACTACAAACCATCCCTGAAAATCTTCGGCCCAAAATCCCGCAGGTAGTGGCTGGAGTGAATGTCGACCCATTGCGCAAGCAGGCTGCAGCTGCAATGGAGAATAATGAGCCCCAACGAGCGATGGCGCTCCTGCAGCAGGCGTTGGAAAAACAACCTTCGAATGTGTGGGTTCGCTTGGATATGGCACGTATTCTGAATAAACAGGGACAAGAACTTCAAGCTCAAACCTTGATTTCTCCGCTTATGCAGGTTGGTGCTTCGGCAGACAGTCTTTACGCGGCGGCCTTGTTTGCCTCTGAGCGTAATGACTGGTTGAACGTCTCTACCCTGATGGCACGTATTCCGGTGGCAAGGCAAAGTATCGCTATGCGGGGATTAGCGGCAACTGCATCAGCAAATCAACAGCGTACCAGTGCAGAAAACTATCTCAAGCAGGGTAACACCGCCGGTGCGATGACAATTTTGCAGAAGTTGGCTCAAAAACCCCCTTCAGAACCTGCCGCACTTGGGGAGTTAGCTAAAGACCTGATGGAAGTGGGGGATGTTTCCACGGCTGTACAGTTGGTTCGCGACAACATGCGCCAGGGTGTGAAAGGAAATGCGGGTGATTATGCAAGCCAGATCGACGTGCTCAATCAGGCGGGCTTAGGCCAGGAGGCGGATGCCTGGCTCAATAACCCAGCACTAAGGGCTCGCAGCTCATCAAAAGATATCAGCCAACTGCGTATGGGCAGTGTCATTAACGAGGCAGATAAACTGCGTTTGCAAGGGCAATACGGTGCCGCCTATGACAAGTTGATTGGTGCTTTACAGAGTGACCCACAAAACGCAGGCATCATGTTGGCCATGGGGCGCCTCTATCAATCTGGCAACATGAACAAAGAAGCAGGGCAAGTCTACAATTATTTGCTTAGCCGCGATGGCCTTAATCAGGGGGCGAGAGAAGGTGCCGTTGGCGTGGCATTGTCAGAAGGGGATATTGAACGTGCTAAGCAATTGGTGCGTGGACTGCCAGCGACCAAAACGCCAGACCAACTGTTATTGGCTGCCCGTGTCGCCGAGGCTGATGGCAGCTATCCGCAAGCCTTAGCGTTGTTACGCGAGGCAAAGAATCGTATGAATGGCCTTGGCTCAGTAGCCGGAGGGGATACTGCAATGATTGGCGGATTGAGGCTGGCGGATAATCCTTTTGCCACGCAGAGCGTTTCGTCACCAACGCTGAATACGGCTTCCTCTTCGGCTTATGGTGAAGTTTTGCCTTGGCAGGTAGCTGCGCCGGGTCTGGCGGGCGGATACACAAAGGCTCAGCAGCACACGCCCGAGACGGTGGCTAAAAACTCGACCTTGCAGAACATTGAACAATTGATGGATGAAATACAGAGCAAGGTAGCCACTTGGGTGCAAGGTAATATTTCTCTGCGCGATAACAGCAGTGGCGAAAATGGTCTGAGTAACATCACCGAGATGAGAAGCCCAATCACGCTATCCGGCATGCCGTTTGATAATGGTCGGGTCAGTTTTGACGTGACGCCAGTGATGTTGCAATCCGGTACACCGTCTAACAGTGCCAATGTACGTTTTGGTACGGGTGCTTTGCAGCTGGCTAAAGCGGTAGAGGCTGCAACTCAGGCTTCCCTTATTGCCTCACAAAACTCGATTGCCGCAGCACAGGCGGCAAACCTGCGCTATGAGCAACTCCATGCTACGCGTGACAGTTTGTGTTCAATTAATCCCACTTCTGCTGAGTGTACCGCTGCGACGGTGGCGGAGGATCAAGCCTATGTCGAAAAACAGACTCTTGACGCACAGAGAACACAACCGCAGACCTACAATCCTAATGATTTTTATGCTGAATCACCGGGACAACAACAAGATACAGGGGTTGAACTGGCGCTCGCCTTAAGCGGCGATAGCTATAAGGTAGATGTTGGCAGTACTCCATTAGGAAGTGGAATTAGCTCTATTGTTGGTGGCGCTAAATGGTCGCCCAAGTTAAGCCAGCACTCTACGCTTGATTTGACGGTTGAACGCAGGGCCGTTACGGATAGCCTGCTCTCTTATGTTGGTAGTGAAGACATTATCACCGGTAAAAAATGGGGCGCTGTAACTAAAAACGGTGGCAGCGTTAATCTTGGGTTCGATGATGGTGTTGTGGGTGCCTATGGCGGTGCGGGGTACTACAGCTATATAGGTGACAACGTTGCCAGCAATAAGAGTATCACCGGGACGCTGGGTGCTTATATTCGGCCCTATAAAGATGACGAAAATGAGTTGAAAGCTGGTGTAAACGTCAATTATATGAGCTTTGACAAGAACCTGAGTTACTTCAGTTATGGCCAAGGGGGATACTTTAGCCCGCAGGATTATCTGAGTATTTCATTGCCCATCGAGTTTACTAAAAAGCAGGATAACTTTACCTACGTCTTAGGGGGAAGTGTGGGGTACCAGGCTTATAACAATCAGGAAAGTGCCTACTTTCCTAACGATCCTGATCTTCAAGCCCAGTTGGAAGATCTGGTCAGCCGTGGGTACGGTATTCAGGCGAAGTATGCCAGCGAAGACAAGAAAGGCATTGGCTACAGTTTGAAAGCGGGGGGAACCTACAAGGTGACGCCTAGCACGCTGGTCGGAGGGCAATTAGGTTACGATACTTTCGGCAGCTATTCCGAGAGCAGGGCTTCGCTCTATTTTAAATATCTGTTAGATGGGAAATAA
- the bcsD gene encoding cellulose biosynthesis protein BcsD, whose translation MQDIINSSCELDYYRQRQFKTGWQDLIQVVFSGILASADDADGRDFLRLMGANLASKLPLPAAETVGELEDGLNGLLRHFDWGRVQIDPTPEQLLLTHYAYPRSDDPDNESIWAVSFATVLEGAYEAWLLAQGGEPHVSLRWCGPAEENTLIFRYKNEQRR comes from the coding sequence ATGCAAGATATTATCAATTCGTCGTGTGAGCTTGATTATTATCGCCAACGTCAATTTAAAACGGGTTGGCAGGACCTCATTCAAGTGGTGTTTTCTGGCATTTTAGCGTCTGCCGATGATGCGGATGGACGTGATTTTCTGCGTTTGATGGGTGCCAATCTGGCGAGCAAATTGCCATTACCCGCTGCGGAGACAGTGGGCGAGCTGGAAGATGGTCTTAATGGCCTGTTGCGCCATTTTGATTGGGGAAGGGTGCAGATTGATCCAACGCCAGAGCAACTGCTTTTGACGCATTATGCTTATCCTCGCAGTGACGATCCTGATAATGAGTCCATCTGGGCAGTGTCTTTTGCTACGGTGCTGGAAGGTGCCTATGAAGCTTGGCTGTTGGCCCAAGGTGGAGAGCCCCATGTTTCTCTTCGCTGGTGCGGTCCAGCTGAGGAAAATACGCTGATATTTCGCTACAAAAATGAGCAACGAAGGTAG
- a CDS encoding glycosyl hydrolase family 8, with protein MVAKHTLGRIKILIVMIGVWLSFGTLAQDVGWLQYKQRFLLSDGRIVDTGNNHISHSEGQGFAMLLAVYNNDQAAFDSIWQWTKANLYREDIGLFSWRYQPGQPDPIADKNNATDGDIFIAWALLEGGKQWDVTAYRDASAEIQKSLLRHTLVSYAGYQVMLPGVNGFKQNDFVIVNPSYFVFPAWEAFYQDTNLLVWKNLSDDSLALLKKMMFGKQQLATDWVSLQADGQVTPANGWPARFGFDAVRIPLYIHWYQMSNPTLSPYVSFWRGFDRRSAPAWIDVLSGQRSEYNQSQGMRAVRDLVVGDSGPLVNRLDPDEDYYSASLHLLAYWSQRNLFLR; from the coding sequence ATGGTGGCTAAACATACGCTCGGCAGAATCAAAATACTTATTGTTATGATAGGCGTCTGGTTATCTTTTGGTACGCTTGCTCAAGATGTTGGTTGGTTGCAATATAAACAGCGCTTTTTGTTGTCGGACGGGCGTATTGTTGACACTGGTAATAATCATATCAGCCATAGCGAGGGGCAGGGATTTGCCATGTTGCTAGCGGTCTATAATAACGATCAGGCTGCTTTTGACAGTATTTGGCAATGGACAAAAGCCAATCTTTATCGTGAAGATATTGGCTTGTTTTCCTGGCGCTATCAGCCAGGGCAGCCAGACCCTATAGCGGATAAGAACAATGCTACCGATGGTGATATTTTTATTGCCTGGGCCTTGCTGGAAGGGGGAAAGCAGTGGGACGTAACAGCTTATCGTGATGCTTCGGCGGAAATTCAGAAATCTCTGCTTAGACACACTTTGGTGAGCTATGCCGGTTATCAAGTGATGCTCCCTGGCGTGAACGGTTTTAAACAAAACGACTTTGTGATCGTTAACCCTTCTTATTTTGTCTTCCCTGCTTGGGAAGCATTCTACCAAGATACTAATCTACTGGTATGGAAGAACCTCAGTGACGATAGCCTGGCATTGCTTAAAAAAATGATGTTCGGCAAACAACAGCTCGCCACAGATTGGGTTTCGTTACAGGCTGATGGGCAAGTGACTCCAGCAAACGGCTGGCCAGCACGGTTTGGCTTTGATGCCGTGCGTATCCCACTCTATATCCACTGGTATCAGATGAGTAATCCGACGCTTTCGCCATACGTCAGTTTTTGGCGTGGTTTTGATCGCCGTTCTGCACCGGCCTGGATCGATGTTCTCAGTGGCCAGCGGTCTGAATATAATCAAAGTCAAGGAATGAGGGCGGTCAGAGATTTGGTTGTTGGGGATAGCGGACCACTCGTTAACCGTCTTGATCCTGATGAAGATTATTATTCTGCCAGTTTGCATCTTTTGGCCTATTGGTCTCAAAGGAACCTTTTCCTGCGCTGA
- a CDS encoding flavin reductase family protein, translating to MNSESRYYYEPAAGHGLPHDPLNAIIGPRPIGWISSLSASGQRNLAPYSFFNCFNYHPPIIGFASTGWKDSVANIVETGEFVWNLVTRPLAEAMNKSSASLPRGEDEFTFAGLTPITGVRIKAERVAESPVNFECRLTQCIQLQNATGGKVNTWLVLGEVVAVHIAPTLLDENGIYQTAAAQPVLRAGGPSAYYGISDLCRFDLLRPDIRQ from the coding sequence GTGAACAGTGAATCACGTTATTACTATGAGCCAGCGGCCGGTCACGGTCTACCGCACGATCCACTGAACGCGATTATTGGCCCACGCCCAATTGGTTGGATTTCATCTCTCAGTGCCAGCGGGCAACGCAATCTGGCCCCTTACAGTTTCTTTAATTGCTTCAACTACCACCCTCCTATTATTGGTTTTGCCAGCACAGGTTGGAAAGATAGCGTGGCCAACATCGTAGAAACAGGCGAGTTTGTCTGGAATCTGGTAACGCGCCCCTTGGCAGAAGCCATGAACAAAAGTTCTGCTTCACTACCACGAGGTGAAGATGAGTTTACCTTTGCCGGATTAACGCCTATTACAGGCGTACGGATAAAAGCTGAACGAGTGGCAGAAAGCCCAGTCAATTTCGAATGTCGGCTAACACAGTGTATTCAATTACAAAACGCCACAGGAGGAAAAGTGAATACCTGGTTGGTATTAGGGGAAGTGGTTGCCGTGCATATTGCCCCCACCTTACTGGATGAAAATGGCATCTATCAAACAGCCGCTGCACAACCCGTGTTACGTGCCGGTGGCCCCAGCGCTTATTACGGTATTTCTGACCTGTGCCGTTTTGATTTGTTACGCCCGGATATACGCCAATAA